The sequence TCTTTGCCATTTCCCCAAAGGCACCGTGAGCCTTAGCCATTACACGTCATCCCTTTGTTCATCAGGTTGAACCTACGAATTAATTTTGAAATTCGATAAATAGAGAATGGCTTCATTACTGCGTTTCTGCAATGTCCCTGCCCATGGTTGAGCCACCATGGAAAAACGCCCGTTTAACCGAGATTGAAATATAAATCAGGAAAAGATTTTTGAGATTCCACAACTATCCAATAGCAAAATCCCAATAGATTTATATCCTTACCTCTCAATATCCTCCTTATAAAGCGTAAATAGCGCTTCCCGGTCAATCTTATAAAATGACACTGCATGAGACAATGCCGCTTATCCCAATTAACCGACACCAAATCTTTCTTTAGTACGATATTCTCAACCGGCCTGAGACTGCGATGAATAAACCCGCAATAACCCGTTCGCACCATCGATAGCCTGAGAAAAGAATATCCCCATAAATACCAGGTTCACCAGCGCCGGAAGAATACCGACATACGGAATACTGGCCGCCACCGCCAGAATCGATACCGTCAAACCCAGATTCTCTGACACCGGCGGCGATTGTATCCCGGCCGTCTGCACATACCGGTTATAATCCTTGGCCCAGCCATAATAAGCCTGAAAAACCCAGTACAGATTGAAAAGGGGGATAAACAGGAAACCGACCGCTTTGCCGGGAGTCGTTCGCGGATGGCCCGGCTGGATGGCGGTCCAGAGACGATGCACCAGGATAAACAACATCACCGCCACATATATCATTGTAAGAAAAGCCAGAATCCAGAAGGGTACCGCCAGCTCCTCTTCATAATCACTCATAAAACCGAAAGCTATGGCGCTGAAAAGCATTGAGGCCCCCGCACCACCGAGGATCGACCCGATATACAGGCCCTTGGAAATAAATTTCGGTCCCCCGCCGGCGGGCCATTGGTACACCTGTTGCGGGACGGCCGGGGCGGCCCCGGGTTGCGACTGAGCGGATGCCATACTACCGCTCCGATCTCCGGACGCGTAAGCCGCCGGCCCGGCATACGATGTCTTGGCCATAATCCGGTCCGGGAGTTTAATAAACGCTATCAGTAACAGCACCCAACCCCCGATCCTTAGAAGATCGAAGACATATGGAAAACTCCAGTAACCGAAACCGAACATCACAAGGATTTGCACCAAAATAGGTATCGCCACGAATAAGCCAAAACCTATTCCACCCAGCACGGCGCTTTGGGTCCCCTTGCATTTAATTATAAATATCACGCCGCAGGCCACCGTCAGTAGCCATATTACCCAGAACAGCGATTGAGTCTGAATGAAATCCATTTGCGCGCCACTCCCATTGTTTGCCACCACCGTATCAGGCCATTGCCCCCCTGATTACAGGGGTGATTGATTTGTTAAGATTAATTCGATATGCGTAACATAATCTCTGTCAATCATATCTGTCAATCATAAAAAGACCGACGCCCTTTTCGCCTCCTTAAATAATATCTTCAGCCTTATAAAGAAATAACTGCAATTCAAACATATTATACTGTAACTCCAGGTGCCGTAAAATAATTTACAGCCTCCCCGCATTCACCAGAATTTGGATACTACAATATTATCGGACACGGTCAGGAAAGGCCGGGCCATCTATGAAAATGCCGAGAAATCGAATATAAAACCCTGATTACCTTGATTTTTTGCTTGACATTATTGTTTAGCCACTATACAATATTTAAATGGAAAACAGAAAAGATAAACTGGGCGAAGTTCTTCTAAGGATTCTGAACAAGTACGTTGATAACCAGAAAAAGCCGCGTCATTACGGGCTCGAGGAGTTCCTCTATCCGGCCGAAGTGCATCTGATCACGCTTATCGGACCGAATCCCGGCCTGGGCGTAACAGATCTGGCCAAAAGAGGCGGGGTCACCAGAGGAGCCATATCTCAAATGGCCCAAAAACTTGTTAACAAAGGACTTATAACAAAAAAACAAGACCCGGGAAGTGGCACCAGAGTGATTTTTGAACTTACCAATAAAGGCAAGATCGCTTTCTATTCACACCAGCGTATGCATGACGACGTCGATCGTGAATTGCTTGCCTTTGTCGAATCCCTTCGACCGGAGCAATTCAGGATACTTGTGCGATTTCTTGATTTATTTGAGCAGGGAATTGATAAAAGAAGTGAAACCTGATATTTTTTTTCTCGTATTGTATAGTAGCTAAACAATATGTTTCATTTTTAAGAAGGAGGTTCAACGATGAAACGTTACCAGAGAAGGAACAAAGGCTATATGGGCATCGCCATTCTTGCCGTTCTGGCTGTCTTTTTCGCCCTCTACCTCATCCTGCCCGGAGTCACCTTGTGGCCCATTGGATTGGTGAGTCTGGCGCTGGTCATGATGGTTGTGAGCCATATCCAGGGTGGCAGACATCACGCCAGAAATTCAATTCAGCCTTTGTCTGATAATTACCGGTGATGCCGGATGGCACGATCATTGGTTAACCGGGGCGAAATTAAAAAATCGCCCCGGTTTTTCCATTATCGCCATTCCAGTATCGTCCCCGACCGCGGAGCACTTGATATCGAATGGCAGCGCTTGAAGATTGACAAAATATCATAAAGTCAATCACAATATCACCCGGTCCGTTTTTCCGTAAATCAGGACTGCCGGTCCGACTGCTTCCGCACATGATATATTCCATTGACTTCGCGCCATGAATTCCGAATAATACAAAATATTCCGACCGTAGACAATAAAGGAAAGAAAAACCTATGCTTAAAACTCTGATCACTTACTTATTTCTGATCATAATGCCCACCAGTACCTTCGCCTGGTGGGAAACCATCGTTGACACCGTTGAAACCCGCTACCCGAATGGCCAATTGCATCAGCAATACCAGCAGGTAACCTTTGGGGGAAATGAAAAAACCAGCAAAACCGGATTCTATCGCTCCTGGTACGAAAATGGCCGTATGGGATGGGATGGTCGGTACACTGGTGATAAAGAATCATGTACCTGGGTTCACTGGGATAGCACCGGCCGCAGAGTGGAAGAAATATCCTATAAAGCGGGTTTCAAGCATGGCGATCATATTGTCTGGAATCCGAATGGTACCATGAGAACGGCCCTCCATTATCGACAGGATAAGCTTCATGGATTATGCACCTGGTACACAACCACCAACAACATCAATGGTGAATACAATAATCCCTGTCTTTCGATAGTGGCAAAGCGGTTTTATGTCGATGGGTTGATGCTGCTTCCTATTCACGATACCACTGATTCTCCCTGCATTGAAGGGCTCGTCGGCGGACAGGAACCCTATCATAATATTGAAAACGATCTGTGGATTGAATGGAATCTGCAAAATA comes from Candidatus Zixiibacteriota bacterium and encodes:
- a CDS encoding MarR family transcriptional regulator; this translates as MENRKDKLGEVLLRILNKYVDNQKKPRHYGLEEFLYPAEVHLITLIGPNPGLGVTDLAKRGGVTRGAISQMAQKLVNKGLITKKQDPGSGTRVIFELTNKGKIAFYSHQRMHDDVDRELLAFVESLRPEQFRILVRFLDLFEQGIDKRSET